In Armatimonadota bacterium, the genomic stretch AACCTCCGCGATGCGCTTGAGCAGCTTCTCCGGCGTGTGCTTGTTGAGCCGGACCGCGATCGGGTAGTCGCTGATATGAAGCTCCTCGACGACGTCGAGCACGAGGTAGGTCACCTCGTTGGTGACCTCCTTCCCGTCAGCATCGATACCCGCCAGGATGATGTTCTGGTAGTGCTGAGCGTCGCCGCCCCAGTAGCCGCCCGCGCCGCCGATCCACTCCGTGCCCTTGATCCAGAAATGGGCGAGGTCTTCGCGCGCCTCGTCGAGCGTCGTCGTCCCCTGCTCCAGGTCGCGCTTCAGGCAGGGCCAGAGCATCTCGTCGATGCGGCCGATTCCCGACCAGTTGCCGCAGAGACGCTGGAACGCATACGCGAACCAGAGCGACTGGACGGCCTCCGCGAACGTGGTCGGCGGGTTCTCGGGGACGTTCGCCAGATTGCGGAGAACGCGCTCGTAGCCGGACCTCTCAGCGCCGGTGGACTCGGCGATCAACTCGCGGAGGTGGCTGATGTTGCGCGCGTGCCATCGGTCAGCGGCGTCGAGGCAAGTCTTCATGGCGTTCAGCAGATCGACACCCTTGGCATCGAGGCCACCCCGTGCCAGTCGGACAGCGATCTCCTTGCGGATGCCCTTGTATCCGACGCGAAGCACCTTGTCGAAGCCGAGGGTGGTGTGGCTGACGCTGCCTTTGTTGTAGATCGGGACCGCATGCCCGACCGCCTCGGAGAATGTCGCCGATCCGACGATCCGCTCGCCTGGGAGGATGCGCAGAGGCGCGCGCTCGGCGATGAACATGATCGCGTGGGCGCACTTCATCTCCTCCGACGTGCCAGTGACGTCTATCAGGTCCTCGATCTTGACGCCTGAGGGGACCATCGAGCGCCCGAACTCACCGCTCAGCCCGCGCTCGGCGAGGGAGCGGGTGACGTCCGACAGCCGCTTCGGAGTCGGGAAAGGCGCCTCGATGCTCAGAGTCTTTGCTGTGCTCTCCGCCTCCGCCGACTCGCCCGTGCTCAGGTAGAACAGTCCGCCGCCAAGCGCGACCATCCCGGTCTTGATGAAGTCCCGCCGGTCGATGCCATTGTCCTTCGCCATGTCAGCCTCCCAAACGCAGATCCCACTTACCCTATTATACACGAAGACGCGGCATCCCTTACCGGTTATTCGTGGAGCAATCCGGCAGTTCGGGCTGGCGCGGGTGGTCTGCAGCATCAACCCAGCGGACGACATGCGAGCGAGGGAGTTGAAGGAAGCGGACTTCACCGACGAGGGCATCTACCGCGCCTGGTACTTCGAAGGCCGTAAGTGGCACGACGAGCGCTGGTTCTCCCTCGTTAAGTGAGATCTCTAACTAGTGGGGCACGAGTACGACTCCTGACGCAACCTACCGAAACCCCAATGGCTACCGATTCGGCAGACTACTCCGCAAAGAACGACTTCAGGAACTCGGACTCCGGGCCGGGGTAGACCGCCTCGGCGAGGTGCTCTACGCCCTGCTGGTTGCCCCATGAGTAGACGATGTGCGTCTTGCCCTCGAACTCGCAGAAGTCTACGTCCGAGTTGTTGCTGTCCACCGCGCCGGCGATCCGCTCGCGCTCCTCCTGCGTAAGCTTGGGGTTGGCGATCAGCTTGTCCTCGATCGAGTAGTGCATGATCGGGTTGAGCGCACTACTCTCCCACTTGACGAGGTCCTTCGAGCGCACGATGCAGGGGTTGTACGCCGGTCCGGGGTACGCCTCGAGATAGATCATGTAGTACCGGCCCTGAACGTATCGGATCGCGGGGCAAGCGGTATAGCGCTCCTTCGAGTAGACGCACTCCGAGGGGGCAAGCTTCCATTCGCGGCAGTCCTTCGACTCGGCGAACCGGATGGTGAACGGCACGCCGGTCTCCTCCGCGGGGCGGCCGATCTCGAACGCCATGATGTAGCCGTCCCGACCCTTGCAGACCGAGGTGTTGAAGATCCCCCACCCCGGCAGGTTCAGCGCGGTCTTGCTCTCCCACTGCTTGAGGTCCTTCGACCAGAAGACTTCGACTTTCTCACCGTCCCACTTGTTCACGCCGAACGCATAGGCCGTGTCGCCGTCCACGAACGCGCTCCCGAGGTGGTAGCCCTGCGCGAAGCCGGGGGTTTCTTCGCCGGTCTTCATGTCAACGAACCGGAAGTACGACGGCTTGCCCTCATTCGGCTTGTAGTACTGATCGCGCACGTACTCGAAGCGGTAGAGCTTCCCCTTGAAGACGACCGGTGTCGCCTCGACCAGGTCGCACACGGTGATGCCCAGCTTCTTGATCTTCGGCGGCTGGGGAGGGAGTGCAACTCCATCCCCAACGTCTGTGGTGGCGCGGTACTCATCTTTCTGCAAACCGATCTCCTCCATTGGAATGCGCTTGAAGCCGAGCTTGAAGGCGGGTGAGTCGTCCCTCAGCCGGAAGTCCTCACCAGCGAAGTCGACAAACCCAGGATCGGCGTCCACCATGTTGTCCTTGAAGGTGAAAAGCTCGTTGCAGATCGGGTCGATCACCGGCAGCCACCGCCCGCCGAAGGACACGTTCTGCTGAACCCTGTTGTACTTCGGAGCGCCGGGCTCGTCGTCGTAGAGAGTGAGCAGTTCGGGGTAGCGGTCCTTCCAGGGCGACGTGCGGTAGGGCATCGCCTCGAGCTGCTGCTTCATGTAGCCATCCACCGTAGGCTTGGCCCAGTTCATGCCGCGCGCATCCACAAAGACCGAGGGATGGCAGTCGACGAACAGGTTGTTCTCCACGATGCAGTCCCGGCCGCCGCCGATGCAGACGCCCATCTTGGCCTTGTGGAAGACATTGCCGTAGATGCGCATTCCGCTCGCGCAGTCGTCGATGTAGACCGAGCGGACGTCGCCCGTGCCCATGTGATGGAAGTAGTTGTAGCGGATGACGTTCCCCCGCCAGGAGAAGTCGCGCCCGGTGTAGAACCCGCCCGCGTCGCTGGTCTCCATGCAGACGTGGTGCGTCTCGTTGAACTCCATGACGTGGTCGTTGCCGTGGAAGAGGATGGCGCTGTGCGGCGCATCGTGCATCAGGTTGTGCGCCGCCCGGTTGCCGACGCCGTAAATCAGGATCGCGGGTCTATAGGTGCGGCTGAACCGGCTGAAATGGTGAATGTGGTTGTTTACGGCGAAGCACCGGCCCGGAGTGAGCGTGGTCCGGTCGCCCGCGTTGATGGCGATGCCGGTCTCGCCGATGTTGTAGAGATCGGAGGACTGCACACCTGATACCGTGCTCCCCTGGATGCTTATGCCCGTGCAGCCGATGTTCCGGACCGTGCACCCGGCGATAACATTTTGCGAACCGCCGTGGATCAGGAAACCGTCGCCGCGCACGTGCTCGAACGTGATTCCCTGGAAGATGATCTGGGAGGCGCCTTCGATGCTGACGAGCGGAGTCTCCATGATAGAGACGAACACCTCGGCGTTTTTGATGGGCGCGGGCGGCCAGAAGTAGAGTATGCCGGCCTTCCGGTCTACATAGAACTCGCCGGGCTGATCCAGTTCCTCCAGGATGTTCTCCCAGTAGAAGCGCTTGCCCTGAGTGTAACCGTAGACCCCGTGAGGCGGCTCGGTGGCGACGACCCGGTTCGCCGAGTCGATGCTCTTGACCTTCTCGTGCGTCTCGGCCCAGTCCCAGGTCCAGTAGCCGTGGACCCAGATGTCGTCGGCCGACTTCCAGCGGGACGGACGGTCTCCCTCGTAAGAGAACTTGCCGCCCTGGGGTCCGTCGGGGACGCCCGCGATCTTCGCCCACTCGCCGTTCGGGTACCGAGCGATCTGCATCGGCTGGTCGTTGAAGAACAGCTCGAGCGCGGCGGTGCCGCCTCCGCTGAAGCCTCGCCGCTTGAGGGAGCCGAAGTCGGTGATGCCCTGAGCCTTCAGGTCGGCCATGAGGACCGACTTGCGGGCAGCTTCGTCGAGACGAGCCAGGGTGTCGGGACCGGTGACGGGCCGGAAGCCCTTGACCTGCCGACCCCCGGTGATGCGTACGGTCTCGCCCTCGCGGGCACGGTAGACGATCTCCGCACCCTCTGTACCGCCGTCTCCCGCGGTCAGCGTGAACGTCTCGGTGCGGTTGTAGACTCCGCCGCGAATCCAGACGGTCGTGGCGCCGGGGCCTCTCTTCGTGAGGCGTAGGACGTCGCGGGCGCGCTCAAGGGTGGCGAAGGGCTTCGCTTTGGTGCCGGGATTCCTGTCGTTCCCATTGGGAGCAACATAGAACTCCGTCGCCTGAGCGGCCGCGGCAAGGAGAAGCAGTAGCAGAATAGCGAATGGTCTCATGTCGGCTCACCCCCTGAAGTCATTACTCAAGGAGTTCGACGAGGGTAGAGACATGACCTGTCGGGCGTCAGCCGTTCTGCCTGCGCAGCCGCAGGATCAATCCATCGACCCAGACATCCATCACGGAGTATACGAGCCAGAGGAAACCGGCAAACGCGGTGACGATGAACATCAGCCCATGGTTACGGAGCGCACCCATGACTGACATCCACACATACTCCGGCCTGGTGATGATATCCCAGCTGTTCAGCCGCAGGATGAGCCCGAGGTAGACGCCAAGCGACATCAGCAGGAAGAACGGGATCGCCCAGACCCACGGAGTGAGACGAACCTGCCGCATCAGCCAGACGACGGGCCGAATCGCGAGGGCGAACGTCAGCACACCGATCCCACTGTAGAACATGTAGAAGAGGGTGTATGTCATGAGTTCGACCGCGGCCGTCCTACTGACATGCCACTCCGAATAGAGGTTCGAATAGCCGACCCTCGCGAGGAAATGGCGCCACTCGGTCAGCAGGTAGCAGGTGTTCGGCATGAACGCGAGCCACACGATACCGAGGAGAACCATCGCGACCTTGACGGGGATCGTTCGTCGGCGCGGGATCCTGTAGAGGGTATACATGGCATACCCTGCGACAACCGGAATCAGCGCCAGAAAGGTGTTCCAAGTAACCCAGCGAATGAGGTAAGGGCTCGCATACATATCTGAGAATACGCAGAGCAGCCGCGCAAAGTTTCCCGGCGAAGGCCGCGCGCGATACCAGTCTAGTTCAGCACCCGAATCAGGTCGGACGAGGCAATGAGCGACGCATCCGTCGAGGACGGCCGCTGGAGGATACCCCGGACGATCACATATCGGCCGCTCGTCAGGCCATGGGACGGGCAATATACCGTAACAGGCTTGCCGGAACCGTCGTCCACCGTGAACGAGTTGCTATCGAGCACGGCCGCTTTACCCCAGACCATGAACAGGAACTCCCACTGCCTCTCAACCGTGAGTTCGTCGAAGATCGCCCGGTTGGCCGTTGAGTACACGGGAGCGGTGGTGTACGCGCCGTTCGAATCGCTCGCGACGTTGCCCGCCGCGTCTTGGACTTCAACCAGAACGGAATGCGAGCCGAGAACCGCATCCGCCGGTACAGAGCCGGACCAGATTCCGCCGTCTGCAGCAAGGGGAATGCCGTTTGCCGTCACCGTCTGGACCCACAGATTGTCGGATGCACTCACCTGCACCAGGACCGGATCTCCGGCCGCGGCCAGCGACGGAGACACCGCAACCGAGGTCACGACGGGCGGAGTCACATCGGCGAAGAACACCGGGCTCAACGAGGTCCACTCGCCCCACGCGCCGCCGACGGCCTGCGACCTGCCCCACACCCTTCCGTCGGCCCGGAAGACAAAGACCTGGAGTCGGCCATCGTCATGGTGACCCACGATGGGCGCGCCGACGGCCGATCCGCCGAGCGACGTCCAAGCGCCCCATGCACCATCCGCGACCGCCTGGAAGCTTCGCATGACCTGTCCCGAGTCGTCCGTAAAGAACATCTCCTGAAGGCCAGACGGCGTGCGGGCAAGCACGGGATCGGACCCGGAAGATGCGCTGAT encodes the following:
- a CDS encoding right-handed parallel beta-helix repeat-containing protein, giving the protein MRPFAILLLLLLAAAAQATEFYVAPNGNDRNPGTKAKPFATLERARDVLRLTKRGPGATTVWIRGGVYNRTETFTLTAGDGGTEGAEIVYRAREGETVRITGGRQVKGFRPVTGPDTLARLDEAARKSVLMADLKAQGITDFGSLKRRGFSGGGTAALELFFNDQPMQIARYPNGEWAKIAGVPDGPQGGKFSYEGDRPSRWKSADDIWVHGYWTWDWAETHEKVKSIDSANRVVATEPPHGVYGYTQGKRFYWENILEELDQPGEFYVDRKAGILYFWPPAPIKNAEVFVSIMETPLVSIEGASQIIFQGITFEHVRGDGFLIHGGSQNVIAGCTVRNIGCTGISIQGSTVSGVQSSDLYNIGETGIAINAGDRTTLTPGRCFAVNNHIHHFSRFSRTYRPAILIYGVGNRAAHNLMHDAPHSAILFHGNDHVMEFNETHHVCMETSDAGGFYTGRDFSWRGNVIRYNYFHHMGTGDVRSVYIDDCASGMRIYGNVFHKAKMGVCIGGGRDCIVENNLFVDCHPSVFVDARGMNWAKPTVDGYMKQQLEAMPYRTSPWKDRYPELLTLYDDEPGAPKYNRVQQNVSFGGRWLPVIDPICNELFTFKDNMVDADPGFVDFAGEDFRLRDDSPAFKLGFKRIPMEEIGLQKDEYRATTDVGDGVALPPQPPKIKKLGITVCDLVEATPVVFKGKLYRFEYVRDQYYKPNEGKPSYFRFVDMKTGEETPGFAQGYHLGSAFVDGDTAYAFGVNKWDGEKVEVFWSKDLKQWESKTALNLPGWGIFNTSVCKGRDGYIMAFEIGRPAEETGVPFTIRFAESKDCREWKLAPSECVYSKERYTACPAIRYVQGRYYMIYLEAYPGPAYNPCIVRSKDLVKWESSALNPIMHYSIEDKLIANPKLTQEERERIAGAVDSNNSDVDFCEFEGKTHIVYSWGNQQGVEHLAEAVYPGPESEFLKSFFAE
- a CDS encoding DUF1361 domain-containing protein yields the protein MYASPYLIRWVTWNTFLALIPVVAGYAMYTLYRIPRRRTIPVKVAMVLLGIVWLAFMPNTCYLLTEWRHFLARVGYSNLYSEWHVSRTAAVELMTYTLFYMFYSGIGVLTFALAIRPVVWLMRQVRLTPWVWAIPFFLLMSLGVYLGLILRLNSWDIITRPEYVWMSVMGALRNHGLMFIVTAFAGFLWLVYSVMDVWVDGLILRLRRQNG